One window of Bacteroides sp. AN502(2024) genomic DNA carries:
- a CDS encoding adenylyltransferase/cytidyltransferase family protein translates to MEEKKKKTVGYTTGIFDMFHVGHLNILRRAKEQCDYLIVGVSTDELCLSYKHKKPVIPFEERKRIIQAIRYVDEVVAQEDRDKFRAWETLKFDKMFVGDDWKGSPLFAALEEKFRRAGVEIVYFPYTQGTSSTMLREKLDKLENETV, encoded by the coding sequence ATGGAAGAGAAAAAGAAAAAAACAGTGGGATACACCACAGGCATATTCGATATGTTTCATGTGGGACATTTGAATATCTTGCGCCGCGCCAAGGAGCAATGCGATTATCTTATCGTGGGAGTCAGCACGGATGAGCTGTGTCTTTCCTACAAACATAAGAAACCGGTGATTCCTTTTGAAGAAAGGAAGCGGATCATACAAGCCATCCGCTATGTGGACGAGGTCGTCGCGCAGGAGGACAGGGATAAATTCAGAGCTTGGGAAACCTTGAAGTTCGACAAGATGTTTGTCGGCGATGATTGGAAAGGTTCTCCCCTGTTTGCCGCACTGGAAGAGAAGTTCCGTCGGGCAGGTGTGGAGATAGTGTACTTCCCGTATACCCAAGGGACATCCTCGACCATGCTTCGGGAGAAATTGGACAAATTGGAAAATGAAACAGTATGA
- a CDS encoding glycosyltransferase, which yields MSKKRLLFVIESLNSAGAEKSLITLLSVLDYSRYEVDLQLFSYGGAFQRYLPPEVHLLPAFNYTDFAEKSVWEQIASADFRKLRARSAYSILMRLHRTTHADKARIFWKHVSPCLPGNLVEYDAAIAYSQGLPTFYVAEKVKARRKMAWVNVGYKLEGKNALFQEPFYQQMDHIVAVSTSALSIFQEVFPKSSDKMTVIWDMLDAKTIRNMASEKPPFPFSQDIPSLLTIARLNSAQKGYDIALEACRILRDRGVPFKWYALGEGPYRKEMETFIRENRLEDSFVLLGTTPNPYPYIDACTLYVQTSRHEGFGLAIAEARILNKPVVTTEFDAVYNQMRPGKNGLVVSQTPVAVADAIERLLKDKQLYASLVDNLQKEKKGNTEEIEKLYRLIEYTE from the coding sequence ATGAGCAAGAAGAGACTTTTATTTGTCATTGAGTCGTTGAATAGCGCCGGCGCTGAAAAAAGCCTCATCACATTGCTTTCCGTACTGGATTATTCAAGGTATGAGGTGGATCTGCAATTGTTCTCCTATGGCGGAGCATTTCAGCGTTACCTGCCTCCCGAGGTACATCTGTTGCCGGCTTTCAACTATACCGACTTTGCAGAGAAGAGCGTTTGGGAACAGATTGCCTCCGCTGATTTCAGGAAACTTCGGGCGAGGTCGGCATACTCCATTCTGATGCGGTTGCACCGCACCACACATGCTGACAAGGCACGCATCTTTTGGAAACATGTATCTCCCTGTCTTCCCGGGAATCTTGTCGAATATGATGCGGCTATAGCCTACTCGCAGGGATTACCGACTTTCTATGTGGCGGAAAAGGTGAAAGCGCGTAGAAAAATGGCGTGGGTAAATGTCGGCTATAAATTAGAAGGAAAGAACGCGCTCTTTCAAGAGCCGTTCTATCAGCAAATGGATCACATTGTGGCAGTATCAACTTCCGCTTTGTCCATATTTCAAGAAGTCTTCCCGAAATCCTCCGATAAAATGACAGTGATATGGGACATGCTCGATGCAAAGACCATCCGGAATATGGCATCCGAGAAGCCTCCTTTTCCCTTCTCGCAAGACATTCCGTCTCTGCTTACAATCGCGCGTCTTAACTCCGCTCAGAAAGGGTATGACATCGCTTTGGAAGCGTGCCGAATATTGAGAGACAGAGGTGTCCCGTTCAAATGGTATGCCTTGGGAGAAGGACCTTACCGAAAAGAGATGGAGACGTTTATCCGGGAAAACCGGTTGGAAGATTCTTTCGTCCTGTTAGGAACAACGCCCAATCCTTATCCCTATATCGACGCGTGCACACTGTATGTGCAAACTTCCCGCCACGAAGGGTTCGGGCTTGCCATAGCCGAAGCCCGAATATTGAATAAACCGGTGGTGACAACGGAATTCGATGCGGTATATAACCAGATGCGCCCCGGGAAAAACGGGTTGGTAGTATCGCAAACGCCGGTCGCGGTCGCTGATGCTATCGAGCGTTTATTAAAAGATAAGCAACTGTATGCTTCGTTGGTGGATAACCTTCAAAAAGAGAAGAAAGGCAATACGGAAGAGATTGAAAAATTGTATCGCCTGATCGAATACACTGAATGA
- a CDS encoding glycosyltransferase, with protein MKPRIFISMHYLEIGGAETSLIGLLKALDPARVEVDLFLHAHRGELMRFIPPWVNLLPEIPVYAFIERPLTEALRHGFLRLVWARLRAKWHFHRYIKRKRPTDGSAIFGYIGRYVTPTLPSLRGLGTYDLAISFLTPHDLVLRKVSARKRVAWIHTDYTRIDVDGGLELPVWNGYDYIASVSVEVTKTFLREFPTLADKVIEIENILSPAFVRKRADEEPLPADMARKDNETILLTIGRYSFPKKLEEIPLLCRLLIEKGQDIKWYIIGYGGSDLYIRRAISAEGMEGRVVLLGKRVNPYPYIKACDWYVQPSRYEGKSVVVREAQMLGRPVIITAYPTAASQVTHGVDGVVVPLPAESCAEGMSRALTNETLRQSIISHLVSHDYGNETEVNKVIALIG; from the coding sequence ATGAAGCCGCGCATATTCATCAGCATGCACTACCTCGAGATAGGCGGTGCCGAGACCAGCCTCATCGGGCTGTTGAAGGCACTCGACCCGGCACGGGTGGAGGTGGATCTCTTCCTGCATGCCCATCGGGGCGAACTGATGCGTTTCATCCCCCCGTGGGTAAACCTGTTGCCTGAGATTCCCGTATACGCTTTCATCGAGCGCCCCCTGACAGAGGCTTTGAGACACGGTTTCCTGCGGTTGGTATGGGCACGGTTGCGTGCCAAATGGCACTTCCACCGCTACATAAAAAGGAAGCGCCCGACCGATGGCAGCGCCATCTTCGGCTACATCGGTCGATACGTCACCCCCACACTGCCCTCACTCCGCGGGTTAGGCACGTACGACCTCGCCATCTCTTTCCTCACTCCGCACGATCTGGTGTTGCGGAAAGTGTCGGCACGCAAGCGGGTGGCATGGATTCACACCGACTATACCCGCATCGATGTGGATGGCGGGTTAGAACTGCCGGTGTGGAACGGATACGATTATATCGCGAGCGTCTCGGTAGAGGTTACCAAGACTTTTCTTCGCGAATTCCCTACACTGGCGGACAAGGTCATCGAGATAGAAAATATCCTTTCGCCCGCATTCGTCCGAAAACGGGCGGATGAAGAGCCACTCCCCGCGGACATGGCGCGGAAAGACAATGAAACGATTCTGCTCACCATAGGACGCTATTCCTTCCCCAAAAAGCTGGAGGAGATACCCTTGCTTTGCCGTCTGCTCATCGAAAAAGGACAGGATATCAAGTGGTATATCATAGGCTACGGGGGAAGCGACCTCTATATCCGCCGCGCCATATCCGCCGAAGGCATGGAGGGGCGTGTCGTGCTGCTTGGCAAACGTGTCAATCCCTATCCGTATATAAAGGCATGCGACTGGTATGTGCAACCTTCGCGTTACGAGGGAAAATCGGTGGTGGTGCGCGAGGCTCAAATGCTGGGTCGCCCCGTCATCATTACCGCATATCCCACAGCCGCCTCACAAGTGACCCATGGGGTGGACGGGGTTGTTGTACCTCTGCCCGCGGAGTCGTGTGCGGAAGGCATGTCACGCGCATTGACCAATGAGACCTTGCGTCAATCCATCATCAGCCATCTCGTCTCACACGACTACGGCAATGAAACCGAAGTGAACAAAGTGATTGCACTAATCGGATGA
- a CDS encoding glycosyltransferase family 2 protein has product MEKERISVIIPAHNVEAYLERCMDSVLGQTYNELEIILVENGSTDRTPELCDTYARRDSRVRVVHLEIGDVSTARNVGVRLSTAPYICFVDSDDYLDIRLCEVLMDKLTRCTDADMAYCSYFSTYEDGRKKEQQIVRHKDLYTYSGCEQVRMLLLDKTFCTLWPGIFRKTIFEGVQFPEGFFYEDYITLLFLSEKCRKVVYTPEPLYYYWQRSDSITHTYSIRHMYQHFLIGFMAWEFAKQRQMLNRDDYRQFVNRIITQNHFFYKKVVDTSSSQHPCKAEIADMKRKTQEMLHEEWCKLSPRSMFELFKHTTAGCLLRRYYHRLRNRQF; this is encoded by the coding sequence ATGGAAAAAGAACGTATCAGTGTCATCATTCCGGCACACAACGTAGAGGCGTACCTCGAAAGATGTATGGACTCTGTACTTGGTCAAACCTATAATGAGCTTGAAATCATTCTCGTGGAGAACGGCTCGACCGACCGCACACCCGAACTATGCGACACGTATGCCCGGCGCGATTCCCGTGTACGGGTGGTGCATTTGGAGATAGGAGATGTGTCTACGGCACGCAACGTGGGCGTGCGCCTTTCCACCGCTCCCTACATCTGCTTTGTGGACAGTGACGATTACCTCGATATACGCTTGTGTGAAGTTTTGATGGATAAACTGACCCGCTGCACTGATGCCGATATGGCGTACTGTTCTTACTTCTCTACGTATGAGGACGGGCGGAAAAAGGAACAACAAATAGTTCGACATAAAGATTTATATACTTATTCCGGCTGTGAACAAGTGCGAATGTTGCTTTTGGATAAAACTTTTTGTACACTATGGCCTGGTATTTTCCGTAAGACGATTTTTGAAGGAGTACAGTTCCCCGAAGGTTTTTTCTACGAAGATTATATCACCTTACTGTTCTTGTCCGAGAAGTGCCGTAAAGTGGTTTATACTCCCGAGCCATTATATTATTATTGGCAACGTAGTGACAGTATCACTCACACATATAGTATCAGGCATATGTATCAGCATTTCCTTATAGGCTTCATGGCATGGGAGTTTGCAAAGCAAAGACAGATGTTAAATCGCGATGATTACAGGCAGTTTGTCAACCGTATCATCACTCAAAACCACTTTTTTTATAAGAAAGTGGTCGATACCTCATCTTCTCAGCATCCTTGCAAAGCGGAAATAGCCGACATGAAACGGAAAACTCAGGAGATGCTTCATGAGGAGTGGTGTAAGCTTTCTCCCCGGAGCATGTTTGAGTTGTTTAAGCATACAACTGCAGGATGCCTGCTTCGCCGGTATTACCACCGTTTGAGGAATAGACAATTTTAG